From the genome of Maniola hyperantus chromosome 9, iAphHyp1.2, whole genome shotgun sequence:
CCACCAAGCACAAATCAGTATTCATACCTCCATGATAGGTTATACAACTTGGTAAGTCAACAGACCCTGACTTCTGACTTGATTTTGCTTTTATAGTCAGTCAAAATTTAACGGATGTAACTTGAACCATCTGTCATGCAGATGGAGTTCCAATTTTAACTGAAAGACTAGAACTAGGGAGACTGAAGAAGAATATTAGGAAACGTTTGTCCTACACCTACGAATATAATATGAGTGACTGACCAATTGACCATTGTAGACAAATCACCACCTATAGAGACGCTTAATAGCCGggcacccccgatcgccaagcttaggcaagttgcttagcataaaagtcggcccacgcccgtttggtaccctcattccgcacattgtctcgattacgtgacttttgactccaccaatcacaacaaagcattctcctcTGTCCCACggcaacattttacgattttgttttcatgcaaaaccttgtacctatatgcgtactcttgaggcaGAATTCTCAGTGCCATTGTAGGTAacgttagtacataataattgtattgtattgtattgtatttatttatttattaaagaagaatatttacagtttacaaccagtttggtgcattcataaactttaaataagtttttccgtacaccagtgccgtcgacagtcgacatgtaacacattaatttattgttatacttaatacttaaaagCTAACTAAcacttacttaatataaactaacaaaattgagctaaatgtgggttattttaaacttaatatacataatagatttaaaaaaattcaatggtacttacctataattaAATTACTGTTCACTTGCAGTCAAAAGAAACATTTTGGGCCGGAGTTCATTGATCGACGTCATAATGAGCAGCAGGGCGTCTGAGTGAGTCTATCTATATTCTTCATCGGCCGCGGAACTCAGATGGCAGTCAGTTCATATAAAAAAGTTCTAGTGTACACAATACCTTAAtccgtcatcatcaacccatcgccggcgcactactgagcacgggtatcctctcagaattagaagggatatacctagtctaccacgcctggccaactgcggattgcCAAACTTTACACACccttgagatcattatggagagctctttagcatgccggtttcctcagaGCGGTTACGCattgcatccgatccgagtccgtgaaaatacgtttctctttgttttgtatggtagcttatgataggtatattatgtcgtagataatcgctggtattctcacggatgacggatagaactcggatgacggaagtgcagtgcgtaagtAATCGGCCGTCACGAtggttttcgttcaccgttaaagcaagtgattctttaattgcttaaaacgcatatgaACTAAACCTACTTATCTCTTGTATTTTTCAGATGCATTCTTAATAAATTCAGGACACTTTTCCAACACGAAATCACAGAACACCAACGTAAGTTTGAGAAATGTTTGATATACTTATTTTTGAAGTGAACCtttgaagtaggtataactaATCGAGATTGGTATTATCCAGAACCGTTtgccaaaattgttttataTCAGTTTTATGTTTCCCGCGATAAAATCATTAtcacaacccatattataaatgcgatgtcTATTTCTACTGTGAAAATTTTGTTGTAGGACGGGGCATGAAAAAACTGTTTTCAACGATAAATCGCAAAAAAGAACAATACAAATTAGGATGGTAAATATTCAGATACCCTCCAAAAATCTTgcccaaagatattataaaactccatattcatactgtaggtacctacttaatttaaacgATTTTTCAGGCTTGACGTGATGAGTCAAATTCCAGAAGATGAAAGGTAAGGTTTCAAATTTCATGGTTTAAGttaatataatttcaaaattaaaaatgcgcACCCATCCCGTTCTAATTTCCTAAACAAAGTTTATCTTTGCAGGATACCTGATAATATAAAGAAACGAGAAAAGAGGTTGGTTTATCAATGGAGGCGTCtaagaagtttaaaaaaaaactatagtgTCTACCTGCAAATATTTTACTGGTTTTTATTAGCCATCTGAGGCACTTGCAAAGTTGAGTCGACGGTTTTTTTCAGATAACAATTAACAACTGAAACTCAGCTTAATATACTTTACCAAACGGTTGAAATTGGATAAGACGGTGGAGATCATCCTGCGGCATTAGGTACAACCCTTTGTAAGGCCTCGCCTCGTCTTCTTCCATTTATCGCGGACTTTCTCCAGTTTGTGTATTTACCTATTCTCCTCCTTCTTCTCCGCATTCTATCCTACGGGGTTTTGATCTGTCTTTTGGTCTTTTCTTGACAGTGGATATATTGAACAGATTTTGATAGAACTTActatttcatttttcaggtgCAGACATTTTAAACAGTCTCACAGTTACCGATGTATGCGCTCACATGTCATGAGACTGGCTGGTCCTACGCGAAGCGAGTAAGAATAATTGACTAACTTATTGACTAAACAGAAATAGGTACAACACAGAACAGAAGTTCCCCAGGACGAACAGTTAGCACCCAAAATGTGACGACACTGCTCTGTCATAAAATCGATTATCAGATTTCAGAAAATTAGACATTTATTATTTGAAGAGATAGGTCGCCGATGCATCACCATGATTGTATTCAGAAATGTGCTGAATTGGCTTCATATTCTGGTCCCTCATTTTGTTCCTCTTTACTTTTGACTGAGGTTTCTTTATTTCTaatattttaacaaacaaaTTAGATATACCaattataggtacattatacttATTCAGGTATTTCTTTACATTTCAGACTTGCAGTTCTTCGTAAGAAAGTGAAAAATACTTTCTGTTTCAAATTATGTAAAGGTCTTCGtaattttagtaagtatttttaataataattctaaatCTTTACTTGGCAGTGGAATGGTGCAACCTAGGTACTAGATAGGGCTggagacgcctcgcacacccgcacaacccggtgcgggatagcgcgagtgacgtcAGCGTAGCGTGTCATCTCGCCCTGTCACATACTAACCTACCCTACTTTCACTACGGATCAGTTATTTCaaataaaagagcgtggatgtgacctgcagctcgttccagcaatacGCGGGACTGCAATAACTTTTATATATaagtatggcataatattatatatcaaatctttgaaagtaccatcgagtttcttgctggttcttctcggtaagaaaggcattccgaaccagtggtagatgcatttgacgattcaaaagtaggtacttgtaaaagtttaattgaataaaaaatattttatttatttatttattatttattcctcTACACTTGTATAGAGACTAATTCTTTCAGACGATCAGTACGTCGACATACTGACATCAGTAGCTCGTGAACAAAGCCGCAAAGTAACTGGTCCAGTAGCGATACGTTGACGCAAAAACATCTTATAAATTATATTGATAGTACAAGCACTAAGTATGTTGATAATACTTACCCCAGTAGACTGGATGAAGCCGACAGAAGCTTAAGCCTGTGAGAACAATCTCTACTAAAATCTTATTGAATCATATTGAAAAGTGTAACTTCGAAAAACTATAGGGGAACGTTTTATTGTTAAGAATTATAGCTATAAATGAAAATTTACTTTCTCTGCTATTAGATTTTTCGATCCAGCATTTCTTTCCTTAATCAGTCTTCTATTGGATTTCACACGTCTTTATTCAGACCTAAAAGAGATTCAACCTCCAATAAGAAATGACACTCGGAAGTGGTTAAGACGGATAGAACAAACGTACCTACTAGAGAGAGTCAGCACGTGCCAGAACTTCGTTTAGATCTGTCTTAGTTGTCTtacggccgcactcagagtcgcttaatcgttacttaagtttagttaaaacgagacagagctatatctctcacataaatctgtctcgttttaactcaatcttaagtaacgaataacgactctgagtacggctgttagatcTGATTCTGATCTGTGTTAGGGACAaaacgtagagaaactttcagcttttagaaaataacgaaggtctagcacgtGCTGACTCTTAGTCCATAGGTACAAGGAAATAACAAAATCACATTTCACAAACTTTGTTTTACAAATAAATTACAAACTAGGTACACTTAttagttaaatacataaattaagtatataatatagataataatttttatctatatataattgTCGGTGCTGGGCGCGCGTTTGTAGAAGGCGCGCGACACGTCGACGGGCCCGCGGAGCCCCAGCCACACGAAGTAGCCGTGGCGCCACAGCAGCATCAGCGTGAACATTATCGGCACCGCCAACAGGACACCTAGGAAatgcatcatcattatcatcatcatcccatcgccggctcactactaaacaCGGTTATCCTCTcgaatgagaaggggttagcCATAGTCCTCTACCAAGACATTTCAGGGGCATTGACAAGGGCATTTTTCAGCACCTTGTtggcgacagctcgagatggtaATTTTCTAGTGAGGTGACATCACATACCAGGTATAAGTCAAGtacaaaagtacgattttagtcctaaaggtgaaccgtacttttgacatgacagttaacacATTTTGTACGGATTGTACCTTGCATTTTCTCTTGCCGCTTCTCAGCTAGCTCTACTTAGCGCCTCCTGCGGGTATAGTGACCGACACGCGATCTCCCAGTTATTACTTACCAATTAGTGTTCCAAGCAGTATAGCACCGTCCTTCTCAGGTCTGTTGCCGTACTTGTCCACGCAGCGCATGGTGCGGTGGATGTCGTGCAAATGTTTCATCGTGTAACCTTTCATCTCTATCGGCTCTGCACAACTGCAAATTAAAAGTTGAGTTACTATTAGCGTTAGGTAAAAAGAACTCTGCTGGAAAGaggaaaaactgcatcaatcattaatcCAATCTTGATTGTTGTGATTGCccgaatttatggtattcttgctaCAACAGTCGCCTTCTAGTaatgtgctagaatggcaaccttgcCACGTAGCCCTTTATACTATCTGTAGGACTACGGGTGATCTGATTTGCCCATGGTCCGATTGATGAAACCACAGGCAATCTGATTTCCCATGGTCCGATTGATAGGACCACGGGCAAAAAAAGTCCCTTAGATTTACCAGTACAATAAACGAATCGGCTGATATGCGCTGTGGTAACTCGGACAGTGGACACACTCCTCAGTTCAGTCATACGGAAATTCAGTTAGgagattataattataataacttaCACCATATTCTCAGACGCATTGACGACCTTGTGTTCCACGTACTCCACCAACGTACTGACCATCCACTGGGTCGAGCAGTCGCAGAGGAAAGGGTTGTTGGAAACGTCGACCACTTCCAGCAGGTCCCAGCGCGAGAGGAAACGAGAGTCGATCTCTGACAGGTTGTTGGATTGAAGGTAGAGCTGTTacggaaaattgaaaaatctgaGATGCATGACCatgacccatgcaaaaaatcaagtcgattcgttgctccgttgcgacgtgattgaaggacaaatcaacaaacactttcacatttataatattatgggtaggtactgattcatTAAaaccatattaaaaaaaagaaacattcTTATTTGAAAGTACAGTTGAATGGTTCCACTTGCAACGCCAACTTAGGAGACTCCAAGGTTCCTAAACCTCAGTAGTTCTTAAAATTCATCAACATCAGAAAGTAGAAGGAAGTTCAGGTGTGTACTTGTTTAATCAAAAGTCAGTGAAAGGTCTTTCCTATAACATCAAGCTAAAACTTAGGGTGGAAATGTGAAGCTTGAGGTTTAAGCTCAAGTGCAGTCTCTGAAGGTTGTCCTGTGCCCCCGGCCTGGCGTGAATCAATACTTAGGCTTAAGCTACAGATACTAGTGTATCTATGGGTCCAAAACTTTAGACAGAAAAGGAAGTTACCTCTTTAACCAAAGGCCAGTCGAAGGTCTCTCCTATATCATCGGCCCTAGCCAGAGCTTTAGGGTCGAGGGTGCGAAGCTTGGGGTTGAAGCTCAAGTGCAGTCTCTGCAGGTTCTCTAGGCCAGCCAGCGCCCCTGGCCCGACGCTAGTCAGTTGCTTCATGTTGCACATATGTAGCTCTTGCAGTTTGCGGAGACGGGGGAAACCTCTACAATTTTgagagaaaaaatattaaaactctgtaaatattataaaaattagtaggtaaatTGTATGTTAATATCGACTGTGAACTGGTAACTGGTACTATTAGTAGGCTACttcaagaaaataaaaaattaaggcGCTAGCGAACAAAACGCTGTAATTGCAcgaaacaaaattttagagGATGAgcaaaaaactaaatgaaagaTACTGAATCTTTACTGTATTAGATCGAAATCACAAACTTTGGACTCGATATTAATTTTCTAACAGTTTTAGGGGGTTTTGCTTACAATtgaatacagatttttattcagttaGCCAAAAAACtcctaaaataaaaatgaaagtaTTTCAATCAGAAGTGTAGCTCGCCAGCTCCTCATATATTACGCATAAAATCCCAAATCACTTACGGATAATCTTCAGAGTTCCCGTCCAATAATTTAATAGGATTCTGATTCAAGTTCAAGTAGAGTAGGCTCTTCGCCTCCACCAACTCCTGGGGGATGGAGGTCAGCTTGTTGTCGCTGATGTCCAGGCGCTCCAGGAACCGTGGGGTGTGGAGGAATCTGTCTGGGATGTCTGAGAACCCACAGGAGCGCAGACGAAGGACCTGGTGGAAGAAAATCTGTTATCATCGGCAGGCTGAACAACACATGACCCAATGACAGTAACGTGGTTGACGACCACTGACGACTGTCTTCGGGTTCAGAGGGTTGCCGCTCAGATCGAGTTCGCTCAACTCCGGCAGTGCCTGAACAGGTCAGGTGTCGAGAGTGTTGACAGCGATGGCAGGATGTGGACAGATTCAGAGGGTTGCCTTCAGGTCAAGCTTGCTTATTTCTAACAGTGCTCAACCAGGCCAGTTTATAAGAGTGTAGATCGTACCTTTAGCATGGGCAGACTGGATATAGCGATGGCAGTGACTTGATCGATCGTGGTCAGAGGGTTGCCGCTCAGGTCGAGCTCGCTCAACTCTGGCATATGCTCGAACAGATCCTGGTTGAGCGAGTGGAGGTCGTTGTATGCTAGGTTGAGGGTGCGCAGGGAGGCGAGAGGTTCGTACTCTTCCGGTGAGTAGCGACcctgaaaaacaaaataatctaTAGCTTTCAGCACGACAACTTAGAGAATTTAACTTTTGGATACCTAAGCGTAACAAGAGCATATCACACCTAAAAACTTTAGCTTCTAATCACCACCCGCATACTTATTATAAAGAAAGTAAATAACACACTTTTGTTTTTGGTTGATCTGAAATAATTGTCCcaactgagcaacggatcggcatggtattagttaaagacctgaagagtataatataggctactttttatcccgaaaaatcaaagagttcacacggaattttcaaaaatctaaatccacgcggacaaagtcgcgaataaataaaaaataaatgaaaatgaactTCCCATTGCATGCGACGTAAAATActttataatacttacctacccaaTTATTCTTACGAtctacataagtacctacgtattcaGATTCATTTTTCTAAAGGCACTTCCCTACTATGTACTTATTAccaaaaagaaagaaagtttCATGCGTGGTTTTTCATCTAACGTTATAAACCCCCTTTAAAATTACCTCAAAAGCATGTGGACTCAGGTTGGCAGTGGTTAGCTTGTTGTGGCTCAGATCTAAAACTTGCATCTGCTGCAGGTTCTGGAAGCTCGCTTTCTCTATGAGCTCGATGGAGCATCGCGATAGGTTCAGCACTTTGACCGGCAGCTCTGCTACGGCTGTGATGTTTCTGATCAAGTTCTCGCTTAAATCTATTGTGGCTGGTTTCATAGGTTTCAAAACTGAAATCAAATAGGAACAGTGAATATAGCtgtttattcattaaaaaaccTGGTCAAGTGGCACGGTTCGCATTCATTCGTGTGCGAGTGCGGTTCGCATTCGACCGGGTTTTAATAGAAAAAATTATTTCGTCTAGAAGTTGTAGGCTCTATGGCAATTGAGAGATAGATGACGTGCCTAATTACCGCATTTCCAATAACAAGAGCCGACAAGAAACTCCGCAGTAGGTACGAAGATATTTGATGCTGATGCAACTAAATTgtggtacctataataaataaaaacttactgGCCCATTCTTCCTTCTTGAAAAATTCTACGATGCCTTGATCAAAGCAATTTACTTTATCATCTTTGCATATACATTTTCTGCAAATTCCAGTTTGCTTCCATGTATCATCAGATTTTGGCGCTTCTGTTGCGTCTGAAAAAGAAACTGTTAGTTACGCTACTGCATACTAGATGACGCTAGGCATCACGGAGTGTAAAAAATACCGTGAAAACTGAAAAAATCAAAGTTTACTAAACttaattttcataaattataATCAATGAAAATACTGcgacaataataaataagttttgtaatataaatttacagactataaaattatgaattaataGAAAACTAAAGTTGGTAAACATGAAAAAGTTGCtgatatcaaaaataaaaagcaaCGACCCAAGTGCCCAGAACAGTGGCTGCATTACCTCGTAGAATGGCCAAATGACAAATCTGAGAGTATAATTGGTACCTTACATATTTACCATCATTGTATCTAAaggaacaaaaataaaaattattttactaaaaaaattttttttttctgaaaaaggGTTTGGTAAAAATTGTTACTACTTACTTTCACAGTTGATtccaataaaaacaaaagccaGAATACAAACGGAAATGACTCGTCGCGCCATTTCCACTGAAAGGAAAAAGATAAGTCAACACAgaatacctatagttcgcgacaggtcgagatggcaatcggggtatgaggcgggggaacgcccctcCCGTctcccacgctcgcccgcaccgggttaacgcgggctGTTCGggtgtgcgagtgtgcggggcgtccccaccacgATTACCGTCTCaaccagtcgcgtactatacttatactttttttttatttattcagatacaagttagcccttgactgcaatctcacctggtggtaagtgatgatgcagtctaagatgatagcgggctaacctggaaggggtatggcagttttattaaacccataccgctttggtttctacacggcatcgtaccggaacgctaaatcgcttggcggcacggctttgccggtagggtagtaactagccacggccgaagcctcccaccagaccagaccagaaatttagaaattataaaattccaaacccctgccaggaatcgaacccgggaccttccactattaagaccacagcgctcaccactgcgccagggaggtcgtcaaaatatatACTCTTCATAACTGGGTTATAGGTACGTTCCAAAGGTTTAACAATATGTTATCGTCAAAATTCTTATCGAGTTTAAACTACTCTTAACTGAAATAAGAGACATAACTAGTTTTGACGAACGACGTTGATCAAGCGAGACGAGACGTTACAGGTTTCAAAATTTGCCGTTTTTTATGTTTTGCTGCGTAAATTAACTATCTATActataaacctacctacttatacgtTTTGCACATTATGTAAACACTTACAACAATAGATATTTGCTATACGTTCATACTTACATAAGTTACTTAAATAGCACTACGCATTAACTACCtatgttatgtatgtatttacacTTTTCGCCACTTTTTCTTGTAACACAAATCACTTAACCACAATACGCGAGACAGTAAGGGAAATCTTTCCTGAGTTAGGAACAAAATGGCTGACTGGCTGCTATCTTATCGTACAGTGTTTTATCATTTGGTTTATATTGTTATCAGGGAAAGTTTGGTCTTACTGACAGCGGGCAAGGGATTTATTCGAATGTAAaagcaaaaaaattacatagaaCTATTAGCGATAATTTACTCATTATTTACTTTGCTGTTTAGATATATCACTTTTGACTTTcgtaacaaaaatttaaaaacttttttatatcCTCACTATAtatcataaatgcaaaaatgaGTCTCTCTGTCCATCTTTCTTATTCTtgagcttttcacggtccatccgtttaaccagttttgacaaaaggtacagaAATAATAGGCTGCTTTTTAGTTCAGGAAATCAgtgtttccacgggatttttaaaaaacctaaaaccgaCCGACGAAGTCGCGTGGAATAGTTCTCTACCTAGTTTACATATTTTAAGTTCAAGTACAATCAAACTGTTAactctaatccatactaatattatgaatatgcGACAGTGCAcatccctctgtctgtctgttagctttctAAAGCTCATcgatttaaccgattttgacgaaatttggtacagacataaCTTGCATGCCAGGGACGGACAGGATTATTTttgttcacacgggattttcaaaatctaaatccaagtTTACGAAATCTATTTTGTgtaaaatacatatatatagagagagagccagcgcgtgccagaccttcgttttttttttataaaagctgaaagtttctctgcgtattgtcccc
Proteins encoded in this window:
- the LOC117985191 gene encoding uncharacterized protein; the encoded protein is MNHTIASMIQLPYKSFKRNILGRSSLIDVIMSSRASECILNKFRTLFQHEITEHQRRGMKKLFSTINRKKEQYKLGWLDVMSQIPEDERIPDNIKKREKRCRHFKQSHSYRCMRSHVMRLAGPTRSELAVLRKKVKNTFCFKLCKGLRNFNDQYVDILTSVAREQSRKVTGPVAIR
- the LOC117985480 gene encoding leucine-rich repeat neuronal protein 3-like, with the translated sequence MARRVISVCILAFVFIGINCENATEAPKSDDTWKQTGICRKCICKDDKVNCFDQGIVEFFKKEEWAILKPMKPATIDLSENLIRNITAVAELPVKVLNLSRCSIELIEKASFQNLQQMQVLDLSHNKLTTANLSPHAFEGRYSPEEYEPLASLRTLNLAYNDLHSLNQDLFEHMPELSELDLSGNPLTTIDQVTAIAISSLPMLKVLRLRSCGFSDIPDRFLHTPRFLERLDISDNKLTSIPQELVEAKSLLYLNLNQNPIKLLDGNSEDYPGFPRLRKLQELHMCNMKQLTSVGPGALAGLENLQRLHLSFNPKLRTLDPKALARADDIGETFDWPLVKELYLQSNNLSEIDSRFLSRWDLLEVVDVSNNPFLCDCSTQWMVSTLVEYVEHKVVNASENMVCAEPIEMKGYTMKHLHDIHRTMRCVDKYGNRPEKDGAILLGTLIGVLLAVPIMFTLMLLWRHGYFVWLGLRGPVDVSRAFYKRAPSTDNYI